The following coding sequences lie in one Carassius carassius chromosome 1, fCarCar2.1, whole genome shotgun sequence genomic window:
- the LOC132099556 gene encoding gastrula zinc finger protein XlCGF8.2DB-like → MSDPEPARIKHTEDTQEQTDLNEENEEIEKLSEVGEKNHVKSREKPLSCSQTKQKDLKKSRAKKSFTCTQCGKSLSRKTSLDVHMRVHTGEKPFTCDQCGKRFAHKISLDVHMRVHTGEKPFTCDQCGKSFTQSSHLKLHMMIHTGEKPHTCDECGKGFTQSSHLKLHMMIHTKEKPHTCDHCGKTFMTASHLDDHLRVHTKEKPHSCHLCGKSFSRLHHLKEHQKIHTGVREYMCFVCDKTFTTAYGLKLHERIHTGEKPYVCTECGKCFNQSSSLHAHTKNIHSK, encoded by the exons ATGAGCGATCCAGAACCCGCAAgaatcaaacacactgaagatactcaagaacaaacag atttaaatgaagaaaatgagGAGATTGAAAAATTGAGTGAAGTTGGGGAGAAAAATCATGTCAAAAGTAGAGAAAAACCTTTGAGTTGCTCTCAAACTAAacagaaagatttaaagaaaagCAGAGCCAAGAAATCattcacctgcactcagtgtggaaagagtttgtcAAGGAAAACGAGTCTTGATGTTCACATGAGAGtccacaccggagagaaaccattcacttgtgatcagtgcgggaagagatTCGCACATAAAATCAGTCTTGAtgttcacatgagagttcacaccggagagaaaccattcacttGTGATCAGTGCGGCAAAAGTTTCACACAATCATCACACCTTAAGCTACACatgatgatccacactggagagaaaccacacACATGTGATGAGTGTGGCAAAGGTTTCACACAATCATCACACCTTAAGCTACACATGATGATCCACACTAAAGAGAAACCACACACATGTGATCACTGCGGCAAAACATTTATGACAGCTTCACACCTGGACGATCACCTAAGAGTTCATACAAAggagaaaccacattcatgtcatttgtgtggaaagagCTTTTCACGTCTACATCATTTGAAAGAGcatcagaaaatacatactggtgtgagagagtacatgtgCTTTGTGTGTGACAAGACTTTTACTACAGCATACGGTTTAAAACtgcacgagaggatccacactggagagaaaccttatgtCTGTACTGAATGTGGGAAGTGTTTCAATCAATCATCTTCTCTACACGCTCATACAAAAAACATTCACAGTAAGTAG